In Podospora pseudocomata strain CBS 415.72m chromosome 4, whole genome shotgun sequence, the genomic stretch CAAACGCAACATCACCGACCACtccgtctccctcccccctgccGAAATAGCCTACCACAtctcccgctcctccctcatctccttcatctccaagTTTTTCCCCCTCGACTTCGAAAACGAGCACCAACCCctctccgacctccccgacGACATTCCGTCCCAACTCACCGCCCTcgtcaactccctccccgccgtgaaatacaccaccacccacccaggctgcaaatccctcctcatcgaccTCTGCGGCCTCAACATCGACCCCttaaccacccccccctcatcctgGACCGGTCagatctccctcgccctgACAAACACGCAATATTACTTCCGCTGGGGAAAACACTACCTCCCCTCCCTAGCCGGCGCCCACGCCCGCCAAATCTGCAACACCTTCAAAGACGCCGGCCCAAAACAATACGGAGCCCACTCCCCTTTATTCATCACCTGCAGAGACACACTAGATGACGCGTtcgaccacctccccgccccaAAGCCGAGCAATGCCCTGCCACCAGTCTACGCCCGGTACACCCCCGCCTCCGATTCCCCGCCGGCGTACGACACCCAGGATTATAGAGACGAAGGCTGGAAGTGGGGCAGCGGTGCTGGCAACAGTGGTGATGTATACAACACCGCCAACGTCACAATCAACATGTCAGATTACAATGACGAAGAAGGGGCTTGTTTTGCCGGTTTCACCCTCGTCACGTTGGCAAACGGCAACAGCGTCAAGATTGGTTCTTTGCGAAGGGGGGCAAGGGTGTTGACTCcgaggggagagagaaaggTTGCTGCGGTGATGAAAACCCCCGTGAGAAGAATGGGGATGACAGTTGTTCAGGGGGGACGGCAAAGGTTTTTGGTTACGGGGTGGCATCCTGTTAGGGTTGGGGAAAAGTGGGTGTTCCCGCAGGAGATgaaggcgggggggagggtgaggtatACGGGGTTTATTTACTCTGTTTTGCTTGAAAGGGACGACGACGTGGAGGCGCATGCGATGatgttgggtgggggaggggtttggggggttacGTTGGGGCATGGGATGACCGGTTCTTCGACCGCGGGGGATGATGTGAGGGCTCATGGGTTCTTTGGGGATTATGACATGGTTGGGAGGGCGCTGTCGGGGCTGCAGAGACTGGGTAATGGGTTGGTCCTTGGaggtggggtggtgagagatCCGGTGAATGGGTTGGTGAATGGGTTCAAGAGGGCTGTGGTCACTCAGACGCCAGGGCCTGTTGCCAGAGGGAGTTGTGGGAagcagaggaagatgatgttgtACGCTTAGCATTTTGTATCAACAGCACATGCCTAAGTAACACTTATCTTGTATTTAAATAAATATATGTCGTCATTATCAATACACTTGG encodes the following:
- a CDS encoding hypothetical protein (EggNog:ENOG503P1BG; COG:S), which produces MVRINLCNWGRTPSASNSTLPLRTREKEELPRSQSMLQIHPLETEDGVLIKIDPPKEPELEDLRERNHVPLDLVLSIDVSGSMGADAPVPAKNGTEGEHYGLSVLDLVRHAAKTILETLDDHDRLGIVTFSTSSKVVRELTYMTPANKAKILKQLDALQPLSMTNLWHGIGDGLSLFNNNLKAVNDRRNPGSGRVPALLVLTDGMPNHQCPNQGYVAKLRQWSTLPASIHTFGFGYSLRSGLLKSIAEVGGGNYSFIPDAGMIGTVFVHAVANLQSTFATNAELQLTYPAPLELRQTTGDAVEKQQPFSPSGDDSPNTILYISLGNLQYGQSREIYLSYNCTSEYIKSVKTRKSSTPLPTITAVLKFHEDTHSFNPNQPTRLTAKRNITDHSVSLPPAEIAYHISRSSLISFISKFFPLDFENEHQPLSDLPDDIPSQLTALVNSLPAVKYTTTHPGCKSLLIDLCGLNIDPLTTPPSSWTGQISLALTNTQYYFRWGKHYLPSLAGAHARQICNTFKDAGPKQYGAHSPLFITCRDTLDDAFDHLPAPKPSNALPPVYARYTPASDSPPAYDTQDYRDEGWKWGSGAGNSGDVYNTANVTINMSDYNDEEGACFAGFTLVTLANGNSVKIGSLRRGARVLTPRGERKVAAVMKTPVRRMGMTVVQGGRQRFLVTGWHPVRVGEKWVFPQEMKAGGRVRYTGFIYSVLLERDDDVEAHAMMLGGGGVWGVTLGHGMTGSSTAGDDVRAHGFFGDYDMVGRALSGLQRLGNGLVLGGGVVRDPVNGLVNGFKRAVVTQTPGPVARGSCGKQRKMMLYA